ACGGTGTTTCTGGTGGAGCAAAACGCGAACAAGGCGCTGCACGTGGCCGATCGTGGTTATGTGCTCGAGACCGGTCGCGTGGTGCTCGCCGATTCGGCCGACAACCTGCTTGCGAACGACGACATCAAACGCGCCTATCTCGGAGCATGAGGTTGCAGCCTACGAGGTAGGCTGCCGTCGCTAGCTGCCGAAAGCAAAAAAAGGACGCGCCCGAAGGCGCGTCCTTTTTTCATGCAGCGGCGAAGCCTTCGCGGGCGTCGCCCCGCCGCATCCCCCATCACGTCATCAGTTCGACCAGTTGATCGAGCGCCTTGCCCCAGCCGTCGTGGAAACCCATGGCCTCGTGCTGCGCGCGCGTCGCTTCGTCGCCATGAATGGCAATCGCGGTGTAGCGCGTGCCCTTGCCTTGCGTCTCCATCAATACTGCCGCCGTGAAATGAAAGCCACCATGCTCCGCCACCGGTGCTGGCGCCGGACGGAAACCCGGCAGAACCGCATTCGTCCAGACCAACCGCGAGTTCTCCACGACTTCCAGATAGCACCCGTCATTGGGGAACTGCTGCCCCTCGGGCGAGCGCATGACGGTGTGGAACAGTCCCCCGGGGCGCAGATCGATTTCGCATTCGATGGTCTGCCACGGCGCTGGCGTGAACCACTTCTTGACGTGCTCCGGCTGCGTCCACGCCGCCCAGACACGCTCGCACGGCACATCGACGTAACGCTCAAGCACCAGATCCAACTTCGGGTCGATCGAGAAAAGGTTGGCACGGCTCATGTTCATGTCTCCTTCATCTGCAGCAGATAACTATCGAGTTGATCGAGGCGGCGCGTCCACTTGTCGCGCTGCAACTGGAGCCAATCCTGCGCACCGGCCAGTGTCTCCGTCTCCAACGCGTAGGTACGCACACGCCCGTTTTTCCGTGAGACGACCAGACCGCTCTCCTCCAGCACGTTCAAATGCTGCGAGAACGACGGTAACGCCATCGAGAACGGGCGCGCCAGCTCGCTCACCGAGGCAGGGCCGAGCGTCAGACGCTCGACGACCGCCCGTCGCGTGGGGTCGGATAGCGCTTGAAAGATCCGGTCGAGGGGGATGGATTGGTTAGCCATGTGCCTAACTATAGTCACGCAAATTACTTAGGTCAACACCTTTGTATTGAGAATCCTCCGACCGATAGCAAGCCGAACTCCGATTCCCTGCGTCGATTCTTCCGAGATCCGATTCAGATACCGTCGGAATTGTCTGTGTCGGCCGATTTTCCGGGGGCTTCGGCGCGAGATTCGGCCGCAGCCGTGCACCGGCTTGGCGTAGAATAGAGCCTTTCCAAATTCAGCCCCCGCGTTGTCCGCTATGCCGTTGGCCACTACAGAAGAAATCATTGCCGAGCTGAAGGCCGGTCGCATGGTTGTCCTCGTTGACGAGGAAGATCGTGAAAACGAGGGCGATCTGGTCATGGCGGCCGAGTTCGCGACGCCCGAGGCCATCAACTTCATGGCCAAGTACGGCCGCGGGCTGATCTGCCTGACACTCACGCAAGCGCGTTGCAAGCAGCTCAACCTGCCGCTGATGACCTACCGCAACGGCACCCAGTACGGCACCGCATTCACGCTGTCGATCGAGGCGGCCGAAGGCGTTACCACGGGCATCTCGGCGGCCGATCGTGCGCATACGGTCAAGACCGCCATTGCACACGAAGCGCGCCCGGAAGATATCGTTCAGCCGGGTCACGTGTTCCCGATCATGGCGCAGCCCGGCGGCGTGCTGGTGCGCGCGGGTCACACGGAAGCCGGTTGCGACCTGACGGCAATGGCTGGCCTCACGCCTGCCGCCGTGATCTGCGAGATCATGAACGACGACGGCACGATGGCGCGTTTGCCGCAGTTGATGGAGTTCGCGGAGCAGCACAACATCAAGATCGGCACGATCGTCGATCTGATTCACTACCGCAGCCGTACCGAATCGATGATCGAGACGGTCGCAACGCGCGAAATGCAAACGGCCTGGGGCACCTTCCAGGCAACGTTGTATCGCGATAAACCGAGCGGCAATCCGCATCTGGCGCTGGTACGCGGCACGCCGACCCCGGCTGACGAGACGCTCGTGCGCGTGCACGAGCCGCTTTCGGTGCTCGATCTGCTCGAAACCGGCGTCTCGACGCACTCCTGGACGCTCGCTAGCGCCATGCAAGCAATTGCCGAGGCAGGCAAGGGCGTGGTCGTGCTGCTCAATTGCGTGGAAACGCCGGATCACCTGTTCAACCAGTTCGAAGCGCTCGACGAATCCGAGAAGGCCGCGCGTGCCAAGCGTCGCCCGGTGGACTTCCGTACGCACGGCGTTGGCGCGCAAATCCTGCGCGAGCTGGGCGTCGGTAAAATGCGAGTGCTTTCGAGCCCGCGCAAGATCCCCAACATGGCAGGTTATGGCCTGGAGGTCACCGGTTTCCAACCGATGCCCGGCGCCGAAACCGCCTGAGTATTTCCGTATCGATCTCTGCCGGCAACTGGCGGCGGAGATCATCTTGCCGAGCATTGCCCGTCTCGGGCATGTCGGCACAACGTTGGCCGCACCGCCTGGACGGTACTTTTTTAGAGGAAGCCCATTATGGACATCGGACAATACCAGCCGGAACTCGACGGTGAAGGCCTGCGCGTGGGTATCGTGCAAGCACGATTCAACGACGCTGTTTGTACGGCGTTGCGCAGTGCCGCTGTGGCTGAACTCGACCGCCTTGGCGTCGATGGCGAAGACGTGCTGCTCGTGACGGTGCCCGGCGCGCTGGAAATTCCGCTGGCATTGCAGAAAATGGCCGAAAGCGGCCAGTTCGACGCACTCATCGCGCTCGGCGCGGTGATCCGTGGCGAGACGTATCACTTTGAACTGGTGTCGAACGAAAGCGGCGCCGGTATTTCGCGCATCGGTCTCGATTTCGGTATCCCCATCGCCAACGCGGTGCTCACGACCGAAAACGACGAACAGGCCGAAGTGCGTGCCGCCGAAAAGGGCCGCGATGCAGCCCGCGTGGCGGTGGAAATGGCCAATCTGCTCGAAGCCATCGACATGCTCAGTGGCGACGAAGGATCGGATGAAGACGAAGACGAAGAAGAGGAAGATCGGTAATGAAGAGTGCTCGCCGCCGCGCACGCGAATTTGCGCTGCAAGGGTTGTATCAATGGCTGCTCTCGCGCGACCACGCGGGTGAGATCGATGCGCACCTGCGCACCACCCCTGGCTACGACAAGGCTGACCGTGCTCACCTGGACGCGCTGCTGCACGGCAGCATCCGGGAAGCGGACGCCTTGTCGCAGCAACTCCAGCCGTACCTGGACCGCCCGGCCGCCGAACTGTCGCCGGTCGAACACGCCGTACTCGTCATTGGTGCCTACGAACTGATTCACCACCTGGACATCCCGTACCGCGTGGTCATCAACGAAGCCGTCGAACTCGCCAAGACGTTTGGCGGCGTCGAAGGCTTCCGCTACGTGAACGGTGTCCTCGACAAGTTCTCGGCAGAAGTGCGTCCGGACGAAGTCGCAGCGAACCGTAACGGCGGTCGCGGCAAAAGCGCCTGACGCTCAGCAAGGTGTCTCGGGCCAGCCGCCTGAAGACACCTGCCGCCAGATAGGCCCGACGGGGTCGTTGTCCACCCCGCAGCGCCTACCTGGCCTACCCGGCCAGCCCCTCATCCACTCGTTCCCGTCTCCCCCCGACATCATGGACCGCACCCCTGACCTCACCCCCGCCTCGCTCAAACTCGCGCAACGTGTCGACGACATCGCCCCGTTCCACGTGATGGAGCTAGCCAAGCAAGCGGCGCTGCGGGAGAAGGCGGGACATCATGTGATTCACATGGGGATCGGCGAGCCGGATTTCACGGCGCCCGAGGCGGTGATCGAGGCGGCAGCGAAAGCCATGCGCGATGGGCGCACGCAATACACCGGCGCCATGGGCATCCCCGCACTGCGCGAGGCCATCGCCGGTTACTACCGAAACCACTACGGGGTCGACGTCGATCCGTCGCGGATCGTGGTGACGGCCGGCGCATCGGCCGCGCTCGTGCTGGCTTGCGCCGCTCTCGTTGGCGTGGGCGACGAAGTCCTGATGCCCGATCCCTGCTATCCGTGCAACCGCCATTTCGTCTCGACGTTCGACGGCAAGCCGGTCCTGATCCCCTCGGGCCCGGCGGAACGCTTCCAACTGACGGCCGAGCGTATTGAATCCCATTGGGGCCCGGCGACGAAGGGCGTGCTGCTCGCCTCGCCGTCGAACCCGACGGGCACGTCCATCGAGACGGAGGAACTGTCCCGCATCGTCAAGACCGTGCGTGCACGAGGCGGCTTCACACTGGTCGACGAGATCTATCAGGGGCTCTCCTACGATGGCAAGCCGACAACGGCACTGACTTTCGGCGACGACGTGCTGGTCGTGAGCAGTTTCTCGAAGTACTTCAACATGACGGGATGGCGCCTGGGCTGGCTGGTCGTGCCGCCGTCGATGGTATCGACGTTCGAGAAGCTCGCGCAGAACCTGTTCATCTGCCCGTCTGCCGTGGCGCAACACGCCGCAACGGCCTGCTTCCTCCCGGAGACGCTGGCGATTTACGAATCCCGAAAGGAAGCGTTCCGCGAACGCCGGGATTACATCGCGCCCGCGCTTGAACGTCTTGGCTTCAAGGTGCCCGTGATGCCGGACGGTGCGTTTTACGTCTACGCAGATTGCACTGGCGTATCGCATCCGCACGCCGCCGACAGCGACCGCCTCACGCAGTCGTTGCTCCAGCAGGCAGATGTCGTACTCGTGCCGGGGCTGGACTTCGGTTTTGCCGAACCGCGTCGCTACATCCGGTTGTCTTATGCCACGTCGCTGGCGCAGTTGCATGAGGCAATGGACCGGATCGGAAGGGTCTTCGCGGCGGGCTGACAATCGATAGCGTCGACGAACAGGGAGATACGCGGTCCCCACGCAGCGCGGCGCCACCGGAAAAACAAAAAACCCATCGAATCGCTTCGATGGGTTTTTTGTTGCCTGCGTGCTGCCTCTCTATATAGATAGGCAGCGCGCATGCCGATGACGATTTGCCCGAATGCCATGCGCCGGCCGTGGCGCGCGTCATCCGAGGTCGGTCTCGGATCGTCAGGATCCTTCGATCAGGCAGCGGTGCTGTCGTCGGCCTCGAGCGGCTTGGCCGCCGCAGCGGCCTTACCCGCCGACGTCGACGCTGCCGGCGCAGGCGCCGCCGAGTCGGTCGATTCGTCCGACTTGCCCGCCGAGACCGGCTTTGCCGCCGGCTTGGCGGAACTGACGATCACCGGCGCTTGCGGCGCATTCGGCGAGATCTTGCGGCCCATGGTCACGCCACGCAGACGATCGCGCTCGGCGAGTACCTTGGCGCCATAACCACCATCACCCGTGCTGGTCGAACCGACGTAGAGACGCAAACCACCGGCGAGCGAGCCACCGCGTGCAATGCATTCCTTCAGGATCAACGCACCCACCTTGATATTGGCAAGCGGATGCAGGGCTGCCTCAGGTCCGCCGAAGTACTCAAGCTTGTCCTGATGCACCTTGGACATGACCTGCATGAGGCCCTGCGCGCCCACGGTGCTCTCGGCATACGGGTTGAAGCCCGATTCGATGGCCATCACGGCGAGCAGCAGGAGCGGATCGAGTCCGACTTCCTTACCCGTCGAGTAAGCGGCGCGCACGAGATTGCCCGTCACGTCACCGGCCACGCGATAACGGCGTGCCAGATAGTCGGCGACGGCAATTTGCTCGCGCGTATCCAGCACTTTGGTCGCACGCGCATCGGCGGCCACCCGCTGGTTCGGAATATA
This window of the Pandoraea fibrosis genome carries:
- a CDS encoding SRPBCC family protein — its product is MSRANLFSIDPKLDLVLERYVDVPCERVWAAWTQPEHVKKWFTPAPWQTIECEIDLRPGGLFHTVMRSPEGQQFPNDGCYLEVVENSRLVWTNAVLPGFRPAPAPVAEHGGFHFTAAVLMETQGKGTRYTAIAIHGDEATRAQHEAMGFHDGWGKALDQLVELMT
- a CDS encoding ArsR/SmtB family transcription factor, which gives rise to MANQSIPLDRIFQALSDPTRRAVVERLTLGPASVSELARPFSMALPSFSQHLNVLEESGLVVSRKNGRVRTYALETETLAGAQDWLQLQRDKWTRRLDQLDSYLLQMKET
- the ribBA gene encoding bifunctional 3,4-dihydroxy-2-butanone-4-phosphate synthase/GTP cyclohydrolase II; amino-acid sequence: MPLATTEEIIAELKAGRMVVLVDEEDRENEGDLVMAAEFATPEAINFMAKYGRGLICLTLTQARCKQLNLPLMTYRNGTQYGTAFTLSIEAAEGVTTGISAADRAHTVKTAIAHEARPEDIVQPGHVFPIMAQPGGVLVRAGHTEAGCDLTAMAGLTPAAVICEIMNDDGTMARLPQLMEFAEQHNIKIGTIVDLIHYRSRTESMIETVATREMQTAWGTFQATLYRDKPSGNPHLALVRGTPTPADETLVRVHEPLSVLDLLETGVSTHSWTLASAMQAIAEAGKGVVVLLNCVETPDHLFNQFEALDESEKAARAKRRPVDFRTHGVGAQILRELGVGKMRVLSSPRKIPNMAGYGLEVTGFQPMPGAETA
- the ribH gene encoding 6,7-dimethyl-8-ribityllumazine synthase, which codes for MDIGQYQPELDGEGLRVGIVQARFNDAVCTALRSAAVAELDRLGVDGEDVLLVTVPGALEIPLALQKMAESGQFDALIALGAVIRGETYHFELVSNESGAGISRIGLDFGIPIANAVLTTENDEQAEVRAAEKGRDAARVAVEMANLLEAIDMLSGDEGSDEDEDEEEEDR
- the nusB gene encoding transcription antitermination factor NusB, whose amino-acid sequence is MKSARRRAREFALQGLYQWLLSRDHAGEIDAHLRTTPGYDKADRAHLDALLHGSIREADALSQQLQPYLDRPAAELSPVEHAVLVIGAYELIHHLDIPYRVVINEAVELAKTFGGVEGFRYVNGVLDKFSAEVRPDEVAANRNGGRGKSA
- a CDS encoding pyridoxal phosphate-dependent aminotransferase, whose product is MDRTPDLTPASLKLAQRVDDIAPFHVMELAKQAALREKAGHHVIHMGIGEPDFTAPEAVIEAAAKAMRDGRTQYTGAMGIPALREAIAGYYRNHYGVDVDPSRIVVTAGASAALVLACAALVGVGDEVLMPDPCYPCNRHFVSTFDGKPVLIPSGPAERFQLTAERIESHWGPATKGVLLASPSNPTGTSIETEELSRIVKTVRARGGFTLVDEIYQGLSYDGKPTTALTFGDDVLVVSSFSKYFNMTGWRLGWLVVPPSMVSTFEKLAQNLFICPSAVAQHAATACFLPETLAIYESRKEAFRERRDYIAPALERLGFKVPVMPDGAFYVYADCTGVSHPHAADSDRLTQSLLQQADVVLVPGLDFGFAEPRRYIRLSYATSLAQLHEAMDRIGRVFAAG
- a CDS encoding lytic transglycosylase domain-containing protein, with amino-acid sequence MKKSGLSPWLLAAVRALGARGAATVAAARRDWRRLAWHGGRVGLYTSSAVGLVAVVGTLALWARPTWRADLASRVGPLLEAATGSANAAGQGANGSMVAQGTSSDATLMAQAAQHVPSAAVLAAYIPNQRVAADARATKVLDTREQIAVADYLARRYRVAGDVTGNLVRAAYSTGKEVGLDPLLLLAVMAIESGFNPYAESTVGAQGLMQVMSKVHQDKLEYFGGPEAALHPLANIKVGALILKECIARGGSLAGGLRLYVGSTSTGDGGYGAKVLAERDRLRGVTMGRKISPNAPQAPVIVSSAKPAAKPVSAGKSDESTDSAAPAPAASTSAGKAAAAAKPLEADDSTAA